From Pseudobdellovibrio exovorus JSS, a single genomic window includes:
- a CDS encoding YjjG family noncanonical pyrimidine nucleotidase, producing MSYKLFLFDLDDTLLDFKESEKLSFSSVMQSLGIQSDMTALFSQYQIENRKLWTEFEKGLITQEYLKVERFRRTLEPLQAAVDPHLVAKRYLEALPESVVLIDGAVEICRELSAAGEVGIVTNGISGVQNQRIAKSALEPYISFICVSEDSGYAKPDVRFFDYAHSLRPHVQKDEMIVIGDRLETDILGAHNFGTDSCWFNPKNDKSMAAVQPKYEVQSLSELRRFIKS from the coding sequence ATGTCCTATAAACTCTTTCTTTTCGATTTAGACGATACTTTATTGGATTTCAAAGAGTCCGAGAAACTCTCGTTTTCTTCAGTGATGCAAAGCTTAGGTATCCAATCTGATATGACGGCTCTTTTTTCTCAGTATCAAATTGAGAATCGAAAGCTTTGGACTGAGTTTGAAAAGGGTTTGATCACGCAGGAGTATTTAAAGGTTGAACGTTTTCGCCGTACATTGGAGCCTTTACAGGCAGCAGTAGATCCGCATTTGGTTGCCAAACGCTACTTAGAAGCTTTACCTGAATCCGTTGTTTTGATCGACGGAGCCGTTGAGATCTGTCGTGAATTGAGCGCTGCAGGTGAGGTCGGCATTGTGACTAACGGAATCAGTGGCGTACAAAATCAGAGAATTGCTAAATCAGCTTTAGAGCCCTACATCAGTTTTATATGTGTTTCTGAGGACAGTGGTTATGCTAAGCCAGATGTTCGTTTCTTTGATTACGCTCACAGCTTAAGACCTCATGTGCAAAAGGACGAAATGATTGTGATTGGGGATCGACTAGAAACTGATATCTTAGGTGCCCATAACTTCGGGACGGACTCGTGCTGGTTTAATCCCAAAAATGACAAAAGCATGGCCGCCGTGCAGCCAAAATACGAAGTTCAGAGTCTTTCTGAACTTCGTCGTTTTATTAAGTCATGA